Part of the Ignavibacterium album JCM 16511 genome, TTCTTTGCCATAAGCCATTACTGTAATGTTAACACTTCTTCCATTCTTTCCATACATTGATTGCCAGGTTGTAATCGGCAGAACAATATAATTATCTCTGCTTTGTCCGAATAAAGCCGGTTGTGCTTCAATAACTCCAATAACCTGCAATGGTCTTCCATCAACTCTGATAGTTTGACCAATTGGATTGATATTGGGAAAAAGTTTATCAACAATATCTTTTCCAATCAAACAAACATTTGAAGAATACTGAACATCAGTCTCTCTTATTTCTCTGCCATATTCAATATTCCAGTTGTTTGTTTTCATAGCATCTACCGTTATGCCTGCAACCTGAATATTAGGATTGGTTTCTTTGTTTCCATATTTAACTACAACTCCGAATTGCCATTGCTCAGCTCCGACATATTTAGCATTGGTTAACAGCTCCTTCAATCTGTAAGCTTCTTCGATTTTAATATCCGGTCTGTTTTCTCTGAATCTTGGTCCACCACCAAAAGTCGGATCATTTTTCTGAATCTGAAAAGTGTATTTACTTAATTGTGATAATCCTTCTTCAATACTTTTCTGAAGCATTGTAATAATTGTCATAATCACAATTATAGAAAAAATTCCTACCACAACTCCGAGAATTGTGAGTCCGGTTCTTAATTTGTTGTTTCTAAGTGATTGAATAGCTATAGAAAAAGTCTGACTGATATTCATATTATTTCTAAAGTAAAATTTAAATGATTATTCATAACGCAAAGCTTCAACCGGATCCATTTTTGCTGCCGTATAAGCCGGTGCAATGCCTGAGACAATTCCTGTTAGAAGTGAAATACCTATTCCTAAAATGACAGAACCAATCTGAATTGAAGTCGGGATAAACTGATTGATTATCATACTCAAAATGATTGCTGCAATTAATCCTGCTAGTCCACCAACCAGACAAATAACAGAAGATTCCAACAGGAACTGAGCAAGAATAGTTCTTCGCTTTGCACCGATTGCTTTGCGTAAACCGATTTCTTTTGTTCGCTCTTTAACAGATACGAACATTATATTCATTATTCCAATTGCACCAACAAAAAGAGATAATCCCGTAATAAATAATCCGGCAATCTGGATAACTCCGACTACTGAATTATAATTTTCCTGTAATCCCTCTTGTTGATTTATTGAGAAATCATTCTCCTGATCATAAGAAAGTCCGCGAACTTTTCTCATAATTCCTTCTGCTTCTGCTTTTGTTTCTTCGACCATAGCAGGACTTGCAGCTCTCACATTGATTGTGATTGATCTCCATCTATTACTAGCAAAATTTTTGAATATTGTACCAATCGGAACATAAATCTGATTATCAGGATTCCAGGGTCCAAGAATAAAACTTCCTTGCTCAGCTAATACACCGACAACACGAAAATTCTCGCCACCTATCTTAATTGTCTTATCAAGGGGTGATAAATTCGGAAAAAGTTTTTTAGCAACTTCGCTTCCGATTACAGCAACTTGTCTTGAACCGTTACTTTCAATCTCAGAATAGAATCTTCCTTCGGAAAAAGTAAAGTTAGTTGTTTTAACATAATCTGCATTTGAACCATTGATAAAAACATTTTCAACTCTTCTTTCCTGATATTTAACTGTTTGAACAGTGTTTATTACCGGTGCAACAGCAACAGGATGTTTTGCAAGGTTTTTAAACTTCTCAAATTCTTCCATTGTAATGTTTCTTCTGTTACGCATTTTCCACCATTCAACATTTGAAAACCAAGCCCACTTATCGATATATAAAACATCCGAACCAAGAGAACTTATTCCCTGCTGAAAAGAGTTATCAATACCTTTAATAGCTGTTGACATTGTTACAACTACCGTAACCCCGATAAATATTCCAAGCATAGTTAGCATCGCACGAATTTTATTGGAAGCAATTGCCCGCAAAGCAATCATCATTCCTTCTTTAAATTCAAACAATATTACTCTCATTGTGCCACTGTAGATTTAATTTTTGGAATATATCTTCTTTCAACTCTTTCATCTTTTTCAATTAAACCATCTTTCAGTCTGACAATTCTGGCTGCATGTTCGGCAATATATTCTTCGTGAGTTACAAGAATAATTGTGTTACCTTTTTCATGAATTTCATGAAACAAACCCATAATCTCTTCGCCCGTTTTTGAATCAAGATTTCCTGTCGGTTCGTCTGCAAGAATGATGGATGGATTTGTAACGAGTGCACGTGCAATTGCAACACGCTGTCTCTGTCCGCCAGAAAGTTCATTTGGTTTATGATGAAGTCGATCTTTCAATCCAACATCAATCAGTGCCTGAATAGCTCTCTCTTTTCTTTCGGCAGTCGGAACGCCTGCATAAATTAACGGCAGTTCAACATTATGAACAGCATCAGACCTTGCAAGAAGATTAAATGTCTGAAATACAAAACCGATTTCTTTATTTCTGATTTTAGCTAATTCATTGTCAGACATCTCACTTACACTAACGCCTTTGAATTCATATTTTCCTGAAGTTGGTGTATCAAGACATCCAAGCATATTCATTAAAGTTGATTTGCCAGAACCTGACGGACCCATAATTGCAACATATTCATTTTTATCAATTCTTAGAGATACATCACGAAGTGCGTGTACTTCTTCAAAACCGACTTTATAAATTTTTGCAATATGTTCTATGTTGATAATGTTCATTTTAAACTCAAACTATTTTTTGGTAACTGCAGTTTTTCTTTTCTCTTCAACGCGAACTTTAGAACCATCCTGAAGTTCTCTTGATATTGCACGATAACTTCCTGATACAACATCTTCACCGCCTTTTAATCCAGACTTTATCTCGATGTAATCTGCATCACTTATTCCGGTAGTCACTTCAACTGCTTTTGCTTTTCCATCTGCAACTATAAAAACAATTTCTTTTGGCTTATCATTTTTACCATCGCTCCTTTTCTCAACAATTTCTTCACCTTCTTCTGAAGGTTTTTCAGGAGTTTTAGATCTTATTGTTACACTCTGAATCGGTACAGCAAGAACATCAGTAACTGTTTCTGTTTGAATATCTGCGGTGCAGGACATTCCCGGTCTTAGTTTATCATCAGGATTAAGCAACTTAATTCTTACTTCAAAATTAACAACCTGCTCCTGTGTTCCTAATCCTTTAGTTTTAGCACTGTTTCCAATTTGTGTAACAACTCCTTTGAATTCTTTATCCTTAAATGCATCGACTTTCACAATCGCTGTATCACCTTTTGAAATCAATATCACATCATTCTCATCAACTTCAACTACTGCTTCAATATTTTTCAAATCAGAAACAGTCATAATTTCTGTTCCCTGAGTAAATCCGCTTCCGAGGACTCTTTCACCAACTTCAACATTAAGAGATGTGATAATTCCATCCATCGGAGAATAAATTGTGGTTTTATAAAGTGATTCGAGAACTTCTTTTAATCTTGCTTCACTTTGCAAAACATTTGCAACTGCAGCGTCATAAGAAGCTTTTGCTGTTAAGTAATTTGCTTCAGCTGTTTCTTTTTCTGAATCACTTGCCAGATTTTTAGCGTGAAGTTCTTTAATTCTGTTATAATCAGAAGTAATCTTTTGAAGCTCAGCTTCTCTTATTTTCAACGAAGCTTTTGCAGATTGCAAGCCTGCTTCTAATTGTTCTTTCTGTGCTTTGTATTGATCTCCTTTAATCCGAATCAATAACTGTCCTTTACGAACAGCATCACCTTCTTTAACCGGCAGTTCAATGATTTCACCTGTAACCTCAGGAGTAATAACAACTTTAAACTCTGGTTCAATTGTACCAGTTGCAGCCACTGTCTGTGTAATTGTTCGTTTCTCAACTTTTTCTGTTGTAACCAATACAATATCTTCTTTACTTCCGGCAGTTAAAACCACAACAACCAGGATTACGAGTAATAACCCTAAACCACCGAAAATAAAAAGTTTCTTTTTCGATTTAGATTTTCCGTTAGCCATTTAAATATTCTCCTATGATTAAAATTTATTCGTATTTATTTATATCAAGAATTCCCAGATAATATTTTATCTGATCGCTGATGATTATGTATGAATATTGAGCATTAACATAATCAGTCTGAGCTGTAATGTAGGACGAATTCGCAATCAGCAAATCAAGTAATTTACCTGAACCAAGGTTATATCTTTCCTGCTCAATCTTAAGTCTTTCTTCAGCAGCTTTAACATTCTTTTCACTAACTGATAAAGATTTTTTTGCTGCAATAAGTGACAGATATGATTCGTTGATTTCCTGTTTAATTTTTCTTTCAAGTTCTCTTACTTCAAGTTCCTTATTCATTGATTGAACTTCAGCTATCTGAACTCGATTGCTAACTGAGAATCCGGAAAAGATTGGAATGTTTAAATTCAATCCCACTGAGTATGTTTTTGATTTGAACAGTTCATCAAATTTGTTTGAATAAGATGAAAATCCAAGTGAACCAGTCAATCTGGGAAAATGTCCTGATCTTGCCATCGTAATCTGATCAATCGAGCCTTCCAATTCATACAACTTACTTTTATAATCAAGACGATTATTATAAGCATCACTAATCCGTTCCTGAATATTTTTGTAATCTGATTCCAAAT contains:
- a CDS encoding efflux RND transporter periplasmic adaptor subunit → MANGKSKSKKKLFIFGGLGLLLVILVVVVLTAGSKEDIVLVTTEKVEKRTITQTVAATGTIEPEFKVVITPEVTGEIIELPVKEGDAVRKGQLLIRIKGDQYKAQKEQLEAGLQSAKASLKIREAELQKITSDYNRIKELHAKNLASDSEKETAEANYLTAKASYDAAVANVLQSEARLKEVLESLYKTTIYSPMDGIITSLNVEVGERVLGSGFTQGTEIMTVSDLKNIEAVVEVDENDVILISKGDTAIVKVDAFKDKEFKGVVTQIGNSAKTKGLGTQEQVVNFEVRIKLLNPDDKLRPGMSCTADIQTETVTDVLAVPIQSVTIRSKTPEKPSEEGEEIVEKRSDGKNDKPKEIVFIVADGKAKAVEVTTGISDADYIEIKSGLKGGEDVVSGSYRAISRELQDGSKVRVEEKRKTAVTKK
- a CDS encoding ABC transporter ATP-binding protein — its product is MNIINIEHIAKIYKVGFEEVHALRDVSLRIDKNEYVAIMGPSGSGKSTLMNMLGCLDTPTSGKYEFKGVSVSEMSDNELAKIRNKEIGFVFQTFNLLARSDAVHNVELPLIYAGVPTAERKERAIQALIDVGLKDRLHHKPNELSGGQRQRVAIARALVTNPSIILADEPTGNLDSKTGEEIMGLFHEIHEKGNTIILVTHEEYIAEHAARIVRLKDGLIEKDERVERRYIPKIKSTVAQ
- a CDS encoding ABC transporter permease; protein product: MRVILFEFKEGMMIALRAIASNKIRAMLTMLGIFIGVTVVVTMSTAIKGIDNSFQQGISSLGSDVLYIDKWAWFSNVEWWKMRNRRNITMEEFEKFKNLAKHPVAVAPVINTVQTVKYQERRVENVFINGSNADYVKTTNFTFSEGRFYSEIESNGSRQVAVIGSEVAKKLFPNLSPLDKTIKIGGENFRVVGVLAEQGSFILGPWNPDNQIYVPIGTIFKNFASNRWRSITINVRAASPAMVEETKAEAEGIMRKVRGLSYDQENDFSINQQEGLQENYNSVVGVIQIAGLFITGLSLFVGAIGIMNIMFVSVKERTKEIGLRKAIGAKRRTILAQFLLESSVICLVGGLAGLIAAIILSMIINQFIPTSIQIGSVILGIGISLLTGIVSGIAPAYTAAKMDPVEALRYE
- a CDS encoding ABC transporter permease, with amino-acid sequence MNISQTFSIAIQSLRNNKLRTGLTILGVVVGIFSIIVIMTIITMLQKSIEEGLSQLSKYTFQIQKNDPTFGGGPRFRENRPDIKIEEAYRLKELLTNAKYVGAEQWQFGVVVKYGNKETNPNIQVAGITVDAMKTNNWNIEYGREIRETDVQYSSNVCLIGKDIVDKLFPNINPIGQTIRVDGRPLQVIGVIEAQPALFGQSRDNYIVLPITTWQSMYGKNGRSVNITVMAYGKEDYNEVIEAATGYMRKIRKLSPGEPDNFYIYSNESLISQVNDITGPIKIGALAVSIIALIAAGVGIMNIMLVSVTERTREIGIRKALGARKTWILTQFLIEAVVLCFLGGIIGILLGVGIGNFAGSFLNAQTAIPVDWVIIGITLCVLIGVIFGTYPAYKAANLDPIEALRYE